Within the Opitutaceae bacterium TAV5 genome, the region CGGGAGGCGGGTGATATCGGTATCGGAAAAAATGATACTTCCGGCGCGGGCGCGGAGGAGGCCGGAGATCGTGCGCAGCGTCGTGGTCTTGCCGGCGCCGTTGCCGCCGACGAGCGTGACGATCGCGCCGTGCGGGATTGTGAGCGACACGTCGTGCAGGGCGGCGATCGCTCCATAGGAAACGGAAAGGCCGGAGACGGTCAGCATGGTTTTCATGCGGCCCGCCGGAACGGCGGCGTTTCCGTCGCCGGACGCGTGTCCGCGCGTCACTTCGAAAACCGGCGGGACGGTCGCCCCGTCCGGCAACGGGAACGTCGCCGTTTCCCGGGCGGATTCGTGGCCGAGGTAGGCTTCGATGACGGCCGGGTCCTGCCGGATCTGTTCGGGGGCGCCTTCGGCAATTTTCACGCCGTGGTCGAGGACGGCGATGCGCTCGCAGACATCCATGACCACGCGCATCGAGTGCTCCACGAGCAGGATCGTCAGGTTGAACCGGTCCTTGATTTCCCGGATGAGACGGATGAGCTCGATTTTCTCCGACGGGTTCATGCCGGCGGCGGGCTCATCGAGCAGCAGCAGGCGGGGGCGGGTGGCGAGGCAGCGGACGATTTCGAGGCGGCGCTGTTCGCCGTACGGGAGGCTGCCGGCGGGAGCGTCGCGGAGGCGGAGCAGGTGGAAGATGTCGAGGAGCGTCTCGACTTGCCGGGTGATGGCCGTTTCATCTGCGCGGAAGGCGCGGAGGCGGAGCAGGGTGTGGAACGGGCCGGTGGCGCGGTGCAGGTTGCAGGCGACGCGCACGTTGTCGAAAACGCTGAGGCTGCCGAAAAGCCGGATGTTCTGGAAGGTGCGGGCGATGCCGAGCGCGACGATCTCGTGCATGCGACGGCCGGCCAGAGAACGACCGGCAAACCGCACCGCGCCTGCGCTGGCGGGGTACACGCCGGAGATGAGGTTGAAGAGCGTGGTCTTGCCAGCGCCGTTGGGGCCGATGACGCCGCACAACTCGCCTTCGCGCAGGGCGAGGTCCACGGCATTGACGGCGACAAGGCCGCCGAAACGGACCGTGGCCTTGTCCAGCTCCAGCAACGGGGGCGGCGAGGGTGGTGGCGGAGGACTCGGGTGTGCGGTATCCACGGCGGCAGGTCAGGCCCGGTGTCGTCCGAAGCGGAGGTTGAACAGGCCCTGCGGGCGGACGATCATGAGGACGATGAGGAGGAACGAGTAGATGATCATGCGATACTCGGCGACAGGCCGGAGAAACTCGGGCAGGAGCGTGAGCAGGATGGCGGCGAGGATGACGCCGAGGGTGTTGCCCATGCCGCCGAGGATGACCATGACGACGATCTCGATGCTGCGCGCGAAATCGAAACCGGTCGGGACGATGGTCATCTTGAAGTGGGCATAGAGGCCGCCGGCGATGCCGGCGAAAAACGCGCCGACGACGAAGGCGATGATTTTGTAGCGGGTGGTGTCGATGCCGACGGCGGCGGCTGCGATCTCGTCGTCGCGGGTGGCGCGGAATCCGGCGCCCCAGGTCGAGCGGGTGAGGCAGACGACGACAAAAATCGTGAGAGCGGCGAAAGCGATCACCCAGAAGATGTTGGTGTAGTCGGGAATGCCGTTGAGGCCGAGCGCGCCGCCGAAGGTTTCGGTGTTCTGGAAAATCACGCGGATGATCTCGCCAAAGCCGATGGTGACCAGCGCGAGGTAGTCGCCGCGCAGCCGCAGCGAGGGTCCGCCGACGATCAGGCCGGCCACGGCGGCGCAGAGGCCGCCGGCGAGCAGGGCGGTGAGGAAGAGGAGGTTTTGCCCGGCCGCGGTGGCGGCGAAAGCGGAGAGGCCGGTGTCGCCGCCGGCGAGGAGGCGGTCGCCGATGAAGAGAGTGATAGCGGCCGAAAGGTAGGCGCCGACCGACATGAAGCCGGCGTGGCCGAGCGAGAACTGGCCGGTGTAGCCGTTCACGAGATTGAGCGAGACAGCGAGGATGATGTTGATGCCGACGCCGGTGAGCACATCCAGGAAGTACGGGTCGAGGCCGCCGGCGAAGCGCGCCGCGACCAGGGCGACGACGAGCGCGGCGAGGAGGGCGTTGAACGGATGGCGGAGGGCGGGCGGCATGGCGGCGGGGCGGATCAGACTTTTTCGGGCAGCGGTTTGCCGAGCAGGCCGGAGGGACGAAAGAGGAGGAGCGCGATGAGGACGGCGAACGCGATGGCGTCTTTCCAGGTGGAAAATTCGCTGCCGCCGACGAACGTCTCGACCGAACCGAGGACGATGCCTCCGAGGGCGGCGCCGGGGATGTTGCCGATGCCGCCGAGGATGGCGCAGACGAAGGCCTTCATGCCGGGCATCAGGCCCATGAGGGGGTCGATCGAGGGATAGTTGACCGCGTAGAGGACGCCGCCGGCGCCGGCGAGAGCGGAGCCGAGCGCGAAGGTGAAGGAGATGACGGCGTTGACGTTGACGCCGGCGAGCTGCGCGGCGCGGGGATTGAGGGAGACGGCGCGCATCGCCATGCCGATTTTCGTTTTGAAGATGACGAGCTGGAGCGCGATGACGAGCGCGCCGGCGACGGCGATGACGAGGAGCTGGTTGCTCGATACGACGAGCGGGCCGAAGCGGAAACCGGTGGCGGGGAACACCGGCGGGAAGGTGCGCGGCGAGGCGCCGAAGACGACCTGGCCGGTGTATTCGAGAAACAGTGACACGCCGATGGCGGTGATGAGGACGTTGAGCGTGGGGGCGTTGCGGAGCGGCCGGTAGGCGAGGCGCTCGATGAGCATGCCGAGCACGGCGCAGCCGGCCATTGCGGCGAGGAGGACGAGGGCGCCGCCGTGAAGCGTGCCCGCAGGGAGGAATCCGCCGAAGTTGTACCCGATGAAGGCTCCCACCATGAACACGTCGGCGTGAGCGAAGTTGATGAAGCGGAGCACGCCGTAGACCATCGTGTAGCCGAGCGCGATGAGAGCGTAGATCGCGCCGAGCGAGAGACCGTTGAGCAGTTGCTGGAGGAATTCGGTCAAGGGGCGATGGTCCGGTCGAAGCGGAATTTGCCGTCCGCGATGGTGATGATGGAGGCGGCCTTGGTCGGGTTGCGTTGCGCGTCGAACGTGGTGGCGCCGGTCACGCCTTCGAGATCTTGCGTGGCGGCGAGCGCATCGCGGAGCGCGGGACCGTCGGTCGTGCCGGCGCGCCTGATGGCGTCGGCGAGGAGATGGATCGCGTCGTAGCCGAGGGCGGCGAAGGCATCGGGGACGAGGCCGCCCCAGCGGGCCTGGTAGTTTTTGACGAACGCCTGGACGAGGGGGGCGGCGTTTTGCGGGGAAAAATGGGCGGAGTAGTAGCAGCCATTCAACGCATCGCCTCCGATTTCGAGCAGTTGCGGGGCTTCCCAGCCGTCGCCGCCGATGAAGGGGATGGCGAGGCCGAGATCGCGGGCCTGGCGGACGGCGAGGGCGACTTCCGTGTAGTAGCCGGGAACGAAGACCGCGTCGGCGCCCGAGGCCTTGATGGCGGTGAGCTGGGAGCGGAAATCCTTGTCGCCTTCGGAGTATTTCTGTTCGGCGGCGATGGTGCCGCCGTCGGCGGTGAAACGTTCGTGGAAAAATCTGGACAGGCCCACGCTGTAGGCGGAGGAGACGCTGGTGAGGAGCGCGACGCGTTTGAAGCCGAGGGTGTCGCGGGCGAACCGCGCCATGATGGTGCCCTGGAAGGGGTCGATGAAGCAGGTCCGGAAAATGTAGTTGCCCGTTTCGGTGACTCTCGGGTTGGTGGCGGCGGTGGCGATCATGGGGATGCGCGCCCGCTGGGCGAGCGGGGCGGCCTCGAGCGAGCGGCCCGAGGTGGCCTCGCCGATCACGGCCACGACCTTGTCGCGCGAGATGAGCTTGCGGACGGCGGTGGCGGATTCGCCGGCCTTGGACTGGTTGTCTTCGGTGACGAGCTGGAGGGGGCGACCGAGGACGCCGCCGGCGGCGTTGATCTCCTCGACGGCGAGGACGATGGCGCGATGGGTGGACTGGCCGAAACTGGCTTCCTTGCCGGTGAGGGAATTGTATTCGCCGACCTTGATCGGCTCGGCGGCCCGGGCGGCGGCCGGCAGGAAGGGCGCGGTGAAAAGGACGACGGCGAGGGCGAGCGGCAGGCCGGATAACAGGCCGGTCGGGAAGGGAATCGGTCGGAGGGGAAGCATCGTGGCAGGATGAGTCGGATGGTTGCGGGTGCGGGCGAGGCCGGAACCGGCAGGCGTGGCAGCAAGCCGGATCATGATCGTGACCGGCAGGCGAATTATCAGGAGGGAGCCGGCGGTTCTGTCAAACGGTTCATAACTGCCGCAGGATGTAGCAAGGTCCGGACCAGGGCGAGGGGGAGTTTCCGGGGGCGGGGCGGTGGTAGCGTTACCTTGCTACCGTTCAATTGACGAAAAGCAGAAAGAGTCGGAAGACGCTGACGCTGAACGCTCAACCGTGAGCGTTCGATGAATCGGCCATCCTGGCCGGTGCGCTCAGAAATCCTTTTTCGGAGCGACGACGCCAACGACCTTGATCTCGACGCGACCGATTTCGGTGATGCCGAGGTTTTGCCGATAGATTTCGCCGATCTCCTGTTCGAGATAGCCCTGGATGGCGTCGAGCTTGGCGTTGGGGCGGATTTTCAGGCGGAGGGCGGTGTCGAACTTGTCGCCTTTGCGGGAGACTTCCGCGCGGGCGCCGGCCACGCCGTTGAGTTGCAGGCAGCAGGCTTCGAGCAGGCGGTGCAGGGCATGCTTCGAGATTTCGAGCTTGCCGGTCTCCTTGTCCGAAAGGACGAGCGTGCGCTGGCGGAGCAGCAGCGCGAGGAGGAGCAGCAACACGCTGGCCGACAGAAGGAGGAAGGAGAGCGGGATGCCGAGGGCGAAGCTTTCGAGAGAGGAAAACATGGCAGAGGGATGGGGGATCAGGCGTCGGTGGAAAGATCGGGCCAGGCTTCGTCGGCCTTGCCGGCGGCTGACGGGGCGTTGTCGCCGGGGAGACGGACACCTTCGATGATGACATCGACCTTGGCCACGTCCTGGCCGGTCATGGCGATGATCTGTTTGCGGACGGCGAGTTGCACGTCGTAGGCGGTCTTGCCGATTTCGGAGCCGTAGGCGATGATGAGGCGCACCTCGATCACGTAGGCGCCTTCGCTGTTTTCAGCGACACGCACACCGCGGTGGTCGGCCTCGCGTTTGGCGAAGATTTCGGTGATGCCGTCCACAATGCCTCCGCCGACACCGGCCACGCCGGGGACCTGCAGGGAGGCAAGACGCACGATGCTGGCGATCACGGTGTGGTTGATCTTGATGTCGCCGAGCTCGGGCTGGTCATCGACACTGGTGGGTGGTGTGAAGTCGGTGGGCTGCATGATAGAGGCGCCGTCTGGTCGACGGTTGGCGCAATCAAGGGGGTTGGCCCGGAGGTGGCAAGTCCCGAGGTGGAGATCTGCCGCGGCGGGACGACGGATGACGAAGGAGACCGGTCACGCCGGGCGCAGGCGGAGGGTCTTGATCTCGAAGGGACGGAAATCGAGGCCGAGGCCGGCGGCGTCGGGCAGGGGCAGGGCGCGGCCGGAGAGCGGGTTTTCGAGCATGTCGGTCTCGCAGGCGCTATGGAAGGAGGTGGCGGCGAGGTCGATGCGCAGGCGGCAGCGTGTGGCGGCGCGGGCGGATTCGTAGAGGCGCAGGACAAGGTCGCCGCTGTCATCCTCGGCGAGTTTTACGGTCTCGAGAATGATGTTGGGGGCATCGCAGGAGAAGAGTGAAACGCCTGAACATCCGGCATCCGGCGTCGAATGTCGAACATCCGGTGGCCGGATGTCCGGCGCGAAGCGCAGCGGGGCGTTGAGTTCGAGGGCGGCCTGCGTGACCCCGCTGCCGACGAAGGGCCCGTCCCAAGCGTAGAGAGCGTAGGTGAATTCGTGGTCGCCGAGATCGGCGTGCATGTCGGGCGCCTGCGGGGCGCGCAGGAGCGTGAGGGCGAGCGTGTTTTGCTCGGCGCTGATGCCGTGTTTGCCGTCGTTGAGCAGGGCAACGCCACGATTTTCCTCGGCGAGGGCGCTCCATTTTTGCTGGCAGACCTCGAAGCGGTCCCGGTCGGCCTTGCGGGAGCGATGCGTGGGACGTCGAAGGTGGCCAAACTGGATTTCGTGGAGAGCCTCGTGGGCAGTGAGGGCGAGCGGGAAGGCGACTTTGAGGAGCTTGTGTTTTTCGTGCCAGCGGATGCGGGTGCGGAATTCGATGCGGCGCGAGTTGCGGGCCAGCCGGATTTCCTGATCGAGGTCGGAATCGTGCAGGCGGCGGCGAATGCGGAGGACGGTGGCGAGCGGGCCGTCGGAGAGGAGTTCGACGGTGGCGGGCGTAGCGGCGGGGGGAGTGAGATCGACGGGTTGCCGGGCGTAGTGGGACTCGATCTCCCAGGCATCGCAGACGCGCGGGGTGTCGCGGTACATGCGGAAATCGTTGAGCGGGGCGGCAGCGAGTTCGCGGCCCATAGCCTTGTCATGCCAGCTCGTGATGCGGCCGAGTTGATCGAGAACGAGGCGGTAGAGGGTGTTTTCGAGGATCAGGGAGGAGGTGGACGGAGATCGGTCGGATCGGACCGACGGATCGGCGAGTGGGGTGACCGCGGTGGCAAGGTCGGTCCAGCCGCAGGCGGGAACGGTGGCGCTGACCCAGGTGGTGCCGTCCAGCCGGAGTGTGGGTGTGGCGGGCGGGAGCGCATCGGCAGGGAATGCGGGCGGCAGTGCAACGAGTTCGGTGCGGGGCCAGGCAAGTGAATTGAAGAGGAGGGCGGATTGTCGTGGCACAGGCGTCGCGTCCACAGTCTGTGGACCAGACGGGCTGGAAGCCTGTGAGACCGAACGGGCCGGAAGCCCGTGCCACTCACTCAGCACAGCCATGGCGGTATTGGCGACCGCCGTGGCCTCGGCGAGGGATTTGTCGTAGAACTCGCGGGCTTCCTGCGCGGCGCGTTCGATGCAAGAGCCGGGGAGAATGTCGTGAAACTGGTTGAAGAGCGTTTTTTTCCAGGCGGTTTCGAGAGCGGCGCGGGGCCAGGCATGAGGAGAGGAGGCCCGGCGGGTGAAGATATACGCGACGGCTGACCAGAGTTCGGCTTCGCGGAGCATCATTTCGCAGCGACGGTTGCCGCGCTTGAGGGCGGCCTGTGTGGTGTAGCAGCCACGATGGGCGGGCAGATAGATTTCGCCTGTCCAGGCGGGGAGAGGGTCGGGCTGTTTTTCCTGATATTCGAAGAATTCGGCGGGCGTGGCATGGCGGCAGCGCGGGGCGCCTTCGAGGTCGGCCAGGCGGCGGAGATACTCGAGATGGGCGCGTTCGCAGCCGCCGCCGCCGTCGCTGTGTCCATAGACCGCCATGCGGGCGCGAATGCCGTCCTTTTGCGGGTTCTGTTTCCATTGGGTATCGATCGACCGCGGGTTGGTCATGATGCCGTAGCTGGGCACGAAATGCGAGAAAACGCGGGTGCCGTCGATGCCTTCCCACCAGAAGGTCGTGTAAGGGAAGGGATCGCCTTCTTCGGCGAAGACGGTGAAGAGCTTGGAGGAGCCGAAATGCTCGATGCCGCAACCGGCCATGATCTGCGGCAGCGAACCGGTGAAGCCGAAGGTGTCGGGGAGCCAGGCAAAGGTGCTCTCGACGCCGAACTCGTCGCGGAAGAAACGGCGTCCGTAGAGGAACTGGCGGATGAGGGATTCACCGCCGGGGAGGTTGGTGTCGGCTTCGGTCCACATCGCGCCTTCGGGAATCCACTGCCCGCGGCGCACGGCGTCCTTCACGCGGGCGTAGAGGCGCGGGTGCAGGCGCTTCGCGATCTCGTAGAGCACGGGCATGCTCTGGAGGTAACGATATTCCGGATACTGCTCCATGAGGCCGAGCTGGTTGGCGAAGGTGCGGGCGACCTTGCGCTCGGCTTCCTTGAGCGGCCACTGGTAAACAATGTCGAGGTGACTGTGGCCGATGCAGAAGAGGGTGGGGGCGGTGGTGCCATTGTGGCAGGCCAGGAGCGGAGCGAGGCGTTCGCGGGCGCGCAGGAGAGTGGAGCGCATTTCCGGCCAGGGAAGCTCGGGGTCGGCGATGAGGGTGAAGTCGCGGAGGCCGGCGTCGATTTCGGCGACGCGGAGCGAATCGGGGTCGAGCTGGTCGCGGAGATCGAGGAGCGTGCGGGCATCCATCGCGAGCTGAAAAATGTCCTCGCGCCAGAAGCCGGCGGTAACGTCGGGGAGGATACGCTGTTGCGGCGGCGGTTCGGGGAGCGTGGGTACGCCGTGAAGCGCCGGACCGCCGCCGGCGCCGGCGCGGGTGGGGCCACCGAAAGCCTCGGCGAGGAATTGAAGTGGCGCGGGCGTCCCGCCCGCCGGGGTTGAAGAATGCGGGCGATTGGCGGAAAAAGCCCGCGCCACAGGCAGGTAAACGTGCGCCCAGTCGCGGGAGCCGATTTCGGCGCCGTCGATAAAGACGCGCCACTCGCCGAACATGTCGCCGCCGAATTGCGGGGTGGGATGGCCGGCGTGGAGGACGGGGTGTTCGTTGGTTTCCGGGGAGGGGGGGAGGGGGGGGATTTGCCCGCGAAACCAGGCGTATTGCCACTTTGCTCCCCAGCGCGTGCCGGGAGCGATGGGCGAGAAGGCGCGGCACATGGCCTCGTCGGCCGTGAGCTGGTCGTAAGTGAAAAATGCCTCCAGGGCCAAGGGAGCGACGGGAGCGTAGACGAGCTGGTCGAGGGCCTTGATCCAGGCCTCGATTCGGGGGCGCCATTCGGTGTTGAGGGACATTTCGGACGATTGCTGTGACTACTTGTATTGGAGATGCCGTGCCCAAGGAGTTTGGTCTCCAGGCTACCAGGAGGGATTCTTGCCGAGGAGCCAAAGCATGCGGTTTGCGGGATCAGGGAGGCTGCCATCCAGCGGCTTGTTTTGCCCTGCGACAGGATCGATCATGCGGATCGCGCCGAGAAGGGCAGGGGTCCGGTAAACTTTGGCTGGCCAGCGCAGGATTTCGGTGGAGGTCGGGTAATCGGGTTTGTCTCCCATTCGGGGCCATGTCCATTCCTTGGCTCCGGAGAGATAGGGTGCAGCGAAATTAAAGGCACTTTCCACTCCACGACCTTCGGGCGTTTTGTAGTGCCAGATGTCGTGGCCGGTGAGTTCTCCGCAGCGGGCGAGAGCGATAAAGGCCTGCAGGGTGTACCGTGTATACATGAGCGAACGTGTCCGCTTGAGTTCAGCCGGGAGGGATCCGTCGGAAGCAATCTGTTTGGCGATGTGGCGGCGCGCCCGTTCATAGACAGGTGCAAGGTCGGAGGTTTCGCCAATGTAGATGGAGCAGGTTGCGACCTGGGTAGCATACCAGATACCGTGGTTATTGCCCATCTCCCGCTCCCGTTTGCCGAAGGGACTTTCTAACAGCCAGATCCTGAATTCCCTAAACCAGGACTGGAGAGAGGTGTTGTCGGCGGAGGTCCAGGATTCGGAGAGGGTGAGGAGCTGGACGTAGTCGATGAGCTTGCTGAGGGCGACGCCTTCAATGATACCGATGTAGTGTCCGTCGTGAACGCCGGGTTGCGAGGCGGCGTAGTTAAGATTCGGATTCATCCGGGTGGACGGATCGGTGAACCAGGTGCGCAGGAGGGTGGTGGCTTTGGCGGCATATTTTTCGTTGCCACTGTAGAACCAGGCGAGACAAAGGGTGGTAATGTCGCGGGCGTTGGCGTCCCAGGCGCCCTTATCGTATTTGGGGCCGCGGGCTTCGGGATTACGCTGTCCGTCACGGCGAATGTAGGGCAGGCCGTCGGATGTCTCGGGATTGGGCCAGGAGTAGTTACCAATGGCGAAGAAGTCGTGTTTGTCCCCGGAAGGGGCAACAAGTTGTTTATCAAGGACGCTGGGTGCTTTTTTCGGGAGAACGGCGTCGGCTTCTGCAAGGAGTCTGGCGCAAGCATGGCGCGCGGGACTGGTGTCGGGATGGGAACGGAGATCCTCGCGGATCGCAATGAGGTCGTCGTAGTCGAGATTGATGAGCACGGGCCCGGGGGAGGGCTTGGCGGCCTGCAAAGGCAGGAACGCCGTCAGGGCGGCAATGAAGAGAAGGGCGTGGCGAAGAGTCATTTGTCTGGATTCACGGATACGGGGATGGAAAGGCAGATGGGCGAGTCGTGGATGCTCACGAGCTTTATCATCGAACGGCCTTTTTTCGTCTCAACCGGATACGTTTCTGTTTTATCCTCAAAAATATTGTAGAAAGACGCGGTGAAACCTTCGGGAAGGGCCGGAGTGATTTCGATGTCGCACAGTCGGGGCTTCGTGTCGCCATCGGCTCGCTCGGCGGACCAGAGGAAAATTTTCGTGGCGCCGTCGCGGGTGGTGAACGGGTAGGATTTTATCGAGCCGGGCGTGGCGAGCCGGGCACCATCCCACGTGAAGGGATGGACGTCGTTGCGTCCACGCACGGGGAAGAATTCAACCTCGATCTTTTTGCTGAAATCCGGTGTGGCGTTGTCGAGTGAACGGGCGAGACGCTGGACCGCGTACCAGGAGGGTTTGGGAGTGTAGTCGCGACGGAGGAGTCCCCAGTTGTGCTCGGCGTTGTAGGGGTCGTCTCCGTCGTCGCGGAAGTCGTATTGGAAGCTGCGCGCGCAAC harbors:
- a CDS encoding ABC transporter; its protein translation is MDTAHPSPPPPPSPPPLLELDKATVRFGGLVAVNAVDLALREGELCGVIGPNGAGKTTLFNLISGVYPASAGAVRFAGRSLAGRRMHEIVALGIARTFQNIRLFGSLSVFDNVRVACNLHRATGPFHTLLRLRAFRADETAITRQVETLLDIFHLLRLRDAPAGSLPYGEQRRLEIVRCLATRPRLLLLDEPAAGMNPSEKIELIRLIREIKDRFNLTILLVEHSMRVVMDVCERIAVLDHGVKIAEGAPEQIRQDPAVIEAYLGHESARETATFPLPDGATVPPVFEVTRGHASGDGNAAVPAGRMKTMLTVSGLSVSYGAIAALHDVSLTIPHGAIVTLVGGNGAGKTTTLRTISGLLRARAGSIIFSDTDITRLPPHRIVDRGLCHVPEGRMIFANLTVAENLAMGAWLQTDADRVDYNREYVFDIFPRLKERLAQVAGTLSGGEQQMLAIGRALMGDPKFLMLDEPSLGIAPRLIRTIFEKIAEINRERGITILLVEQNASLALEISTHAWVLETGRIVLDGPSARLREDPRLQAAYLGG
- a CDS encoding alpha-mannosidase, with the translated sequence MSLNTEWRPRIEAWIKALDQLVYAPVAPLALEAFFTYDQLTADEAMCRAFSPIAPGTRWGAKWQYAWFRGQIPPLPPSPETNEHPVLHAGHPTPQFGGDMFGEWRVFIDGAEIGSRDWAHVYLPVARAFSANRPHSSTPAGGTPAPLQFLAEAFGGPTRAGAGGGPALHGVPTLPEPPPQQRILPDVTAGFWREDIFQLAMDARTLLDLRDQLDPDSLRVAEIDAGLRDFTLIADPELPWPEMRSTLLRARERLAPLLACHNGTTAPTLFCIGHSHLDIVYQWPLKEAERKVARTFANQLGLMEQYPEYRYLQSMPVLYEIAKRLHPRLYARVKDAVRRGQWIPEGAMWTEADTNLPGGESLIRQFLYGRRFFRDEFGVESTFAWLPDTFGFTGSLPQIMAGCGIEHFGSSKLFTVFAEEGDPFPYTTFWWEGIDGTRVFSHFVPSYGIMTNPRSIDTQWKQNPQKDGIRARMAVYGHSDGGGGCERAHLEYLRRLADLEGAPRCRHATPAEFFEYQEKQPDPLPAWTGEIYLPAHRGCYTTQAALKRGNRRCEMMLREAELWSAVAYIFTRRASSPHAWPRAALETAWKKTLFNQFHDILPGSCIERAAQEAREFYDKSLAEATAVANTAMAVLSEWHGLPARSVSQASSPSGPQTVDATPVPRQSALLFNSLAWPRTELVALPPAFPADALPPATPTLRLDGTTWVSATVPACGWTDLATAVTPLADPSVRSDRSPSTSSLILENTLYRLVLDQLGRITSWHDKAMGRELAAAPLNDFRMYRDTPRVCDAWEIESHYARQPVDLTPPAATPATVELLSDGPLATVLRIRRRLHDSDLDQEIRLARNSRRIEFRTRIRWHEKHKLLKVAFPLALTAHEALHEIQFGHLRRPTHRSRKADRDRFEVCQQKWSALAEENRGVALLNDGKHGISAEQNTLALTLLRAPQAPDMHADLGDHEFTYALYAWDGPFVGSGVTQAALELNAPLRFAPDIRPPDVRHSTPDAGCSGVSLFSCDAPNIILETVKLAEDDSGDLVLRLYESARAATRCRLRIDLAATSFHSACETDMLENPLSGRALPLPDAAGLGLDFRPFEIKTLRLRPA
- a CDS encoding ABC transporter permease, producing MTEFLQQLLNGLSLGAIYALIALGYTMVYGVLRFINFAHADVFMVGAFIGYNFGGFLPAGTLHGGALVLLAAMAGCAVLGMLIERLAYRPLRNAPTLNVLITAIGVSLFLEYTGQVVFGASPRTFPPVFPATGFRFGPLVVSSNQLLVIAVAGALVIALQLVIFKTKIGMAMRAVSLNPRAAQLAGVNVNAVISFTFALGSALAGAGGVLYAVNYPSIDPLMGLMPGMKAFVCAILGGIGNIPGAALGGIVLGSVETFVGGSEFSTWKDAIAFAVLIALLLFRPSGLLGKPLPEKV
- a CDS encoding Alginate lyase, producing the protein MTLRHALLFIAALTAFLPLQAAKPSPGPVLINLDYDDLIAIREDLRSHPDTSPARHACARLLAEADAVLPKKAPSVLDKQLVAPSGDKHDFFAIGNYSWPNPETSDGLPYIRRDGQRNPEARGPKYDKGAWDANARDITTLCLAWFYSGNEKYAAKATTLLRTWFTDPSTRMNPNLNYAASQPGVHDGHYIGIIEGVALSKLIDYVQLLTLSESWTSADNTSLQSWFREFRIWLLESPFGKREREMGNNHGIWYATQVATCSIYIGETSDLAPVYERARRHIAKQIASDGSLPAELKRTRSLMYTRYTLQAFIALARCGELTGHDIWHYKTPEGRGVESAFNFAAPYLSGAKEWTWPRMGDKPDYPTSTEILRWPAKVYRTPALLGAIRMIDPVAGQNKPLDGSLPDPANRMLWLLGKNPSW
- a CDS encoding branched-chain amino acid ABC transporter permease, which translates into the protein MPPALRHPFNALLAALVVALVAARFAGGLDPYFLDVLTGVGINIILAVSLNLVNGYTGQFSLGHAGFMSVGAYLSAAITLFIGDRLLAGGDTGLSAFAATAAGQNLLFLTALLAGGLCAAVAGLIVGGPSLRLRGDYLALVTIGFGEIIRVIFQNTETFGGALGLNGIPDYTNIFWVIAFAALTIFVVVCLTRSTWGAGFRATRDDEIAAAAVGIDTTRYKIIAFVVGAFFAGIAGGLYAHFKMTIVPTGFDFARSIEIVVMVILGGMGNTLGVILAAILLTLLPEFLRPVAEYRMIIYSFLLIVLMIVRPQGLFNLRFGRHRA
- a CDS encoding ethanolamine utilization protein EutJ, whose product is MKVGEYNSLTGKEASFGQSTHRAIVLAVEEINAAGGVLGRPLQLVTEDNQSKAGESATAVRKLISRDKVVAVIGEATSGRSLEAAPLAQRARIPMIATAATNPRVTETGNYIFRTCFIDPFQGTIMARFARDTLGFKRVALLTSVSSAYSVGLSRFFHERFTADGGTIAAEQKYSEGDKDFRSQLTAIKASGADAVFVPGYYTEVALAVRQARDLGLAIPFIGGDGWEAPQLLEIGGDALNGCYYSAHFSPQNAAPLVQAFVKNYQARWGGLVPDAFAALGYDAIHLLADAIRRAGTTDGPALRDALAATQDLEGVTGATTFDAQRNPTKAASIITIADGKFRFDRTIAP